In Paenibacillus algicola, a genomic segment contains:
- the rpsL gene encoding 30S ribosomal protein S12 — MPTINQLVRKGRQAKVYKSKSPALQKGFNALKREETDLSAPQKRGVCTRVGTMTPKKPNSALRKYARVRLTNRIEVTAYIPGIGHNLQEHSVVLVRGGKVKDLPGVRYHIVRGALDTAGVNNRMQARSKYGAKRPKAKS, encoded by the coding sequence ATGCCAACAATTAACCAACTGGTCCGTAAAGGCCGTCAAGCTAAAGTTTACAAATCGAAATCTCCGGCTCTGCAAAAAGGCTTCAACGCTTTGAAACGTGAGGAAACCGATTTGAGCGCTCCGCAAAAACGCGGTGTTTGTACTCGTGTAGGTACAATGACACCGAAGAAGCCGAACTCCGCGCTTCGTAAATACGCGCGTGTACGCTTGACTAACCGTATCGAGGTTACAGCTTACATTCCGGGTATCGGTCATAACCTGCAGGAGCACAGTGTAGTACTGGTTCGTGGCGGTAAAGTAAAAGACCTTCCGGGTGTACGTTACCACATCGTTCGCGGCGCACTTGATACCGCTGGTGTGAACAACCGGATGCAGGCTCGTTCCAAGTACGGCGCGAAGCGTCCTAAAGCGAAGAGCTAA
- a CDS encoding ribosomal L7Ae/L30e/S12e/Gadd45 family protein — protein sequence MSGDKKWQDAQLKIGTKQTMKAVENGQAAEVYVAEDCDKRLITKIVSLCQKHGVDITYVPTTRQLGEACGIEVGAAMSAVLKS from the coding sequence GTGTCTGGTGATAAGAAATGGCAGGACGCTCAACTGAAGATCGGTACGAAGCAAACCATGAAGGCCGTGGAGAACGGTCAGGCTGCTGAGGTATATGTAGCCGAAGATTGCGACAAGCGTTTGATAACGAAGATTGTATCCCTGTGTCAGAAGCATGGTGTGGATATAACGTATGTGCCAACAACGAGGCAACTCGGCGAGGCGTGCGGAATCGAAGTCGGTGCTGCGATGTCAGCAGTCTTGAAATCTTAG
- the rpoC gene encoding DNA-directed RNA polymerase subunit beta', translating into MLDVNNFEYMKIGLASPEKIRSWSRGEVKKPETINYRTLKPEKEGLFCERIFGPQKDWECHCGKYKRVRYKGVVCDRCGVEVTRAKVRRERMGHIELAAPVSHIWYFKGIPSRMGLALDMSPRSLEEIIYFASYVVTDPGDTPLERKQLLSEKEYRSYREKYGYGFQAGMGAEAVKKLLQDLDIDKELEFLKEELRTAQGQRRNRAIKRLEVIEAFRNSGNNPEWMVMDVLPVIPPELRPMVQLDGGRFATSDLNDLYRRVINRNNRLKRLLDLGAPDIIVQNEKRMLQEAVDALIDNGRRGRPVTGPGNRPLKSLSHMLKGKQGRFRQNLLGKRVDYSGRSVIVVGPYLKMYQCGLPKKMALELFKPFVMKELVNKGLAHNIKSAKRKVERVSPEVWDVLEEVIKEHPVLLNRAPTLHRLGIQAFEPILVEGHAIRLHPLVCTAYNADFDGDQMAVHVPLSAEAQAEARLLMLASGNILNPKDGKPVVTPSQDMVLGSFYLTMDNKEEKGTGMILGSVNEAVSAYQRGAAGLHARVAIPVKALGKTSFTDKQQQAMLVTTVGKIIFNEIYPATFPYINEPTRENLFQGTPEKFFVYEKGADIQEVIQSLPISGAVGKEYLGQIIARCFETYHTTETSVILDKIKQLGFTYSTRAGVTVAVSDVIVPDEKNEILKESDGKVSVVMNQYRRGLITNEERYDRVIDIWSKAKDDITEVLMKSMDRFNSIMLMVDSKARGNKSQITQLGGMRGLMANPSGRIIELPIKSNFREGLTVLEYFLSTHGARKGLADTALRTADSGYLTRRLVDVAQDVIVREDECSTDKGFTVSRIQDGKEVIEDLYDRIEGRYSFETVRHPETGEILVHRNELIDSDKADAIVKAGVEKLQIRSILSCRARHGVCKKCYGRNLATGKFVEIGEAVGIIAAQSIGEPGTQLTMRTFHTGGVAGDDITQGLPRIQELFEARNPKGQATISEIDGVVKEIRETKDRREIEIQGEAETKVYSVTYGSRLRVSEGKQIEAGDELTEGSIDPKEMLRIKGIRGVQNYILQEVQRVYRNQGVEINDKHVEVMIRQMLRKFRIVDAGDTSLLPGSFVDLHEYESANKVAILSGKEPAVAKPVLLGITKASLETDSFLSAASFQETTRVLTDAAIKGKVDQLLGLKENVIIGKLIPAGTGMNRYRSVKFEGQDEVSDNQELESVNAE; encoded by the coding sequence TTGTTGGATGTTAACAATTTTGAGTACATGAAAATCGGCCTGGCTTCCCCGGAGAAGATTCGTTCTTGGTCCCGAGGTGAAGTCAAGAAGCCGGAAACGATTAACTACCGTACATTGAAGCCGGAGAAGGAAGGCTTGTTCTGCGAACGTATTTTTGGTCCTCAGAAGGACTGGGAATGTCATTGCGGCAAGTATAAGCGCGTCCGTTATAAAGGCGTTGTGTGCGATCGCTGCGGCGTTGAGGTTACTCGCGCGAAGGTTCGCCGCGAACGCATGGGCCATATCGAGCTCGCTGCTCCTGTATCTCATATCTGGTACTTTAAAGGCATTCCGAGCCGGATGGGCCTTGCGCTGGATATGTCTCCACGATCCCTGGAGGAAATTATTTATTTCGCTTCGTATGTCGTGACTGACCCGGGTGATACACCTCTTGAAAGAAAACAGCTGCTGTCCGAGAAGGAATACCGCAGCTACCGTGAGAAGTACGGGTACGGATTCCAGGCTGGTATGGGTGCCGAGGCTGTGAAGAAGCTTCTTCAGGACTTGGACATCGATAAAGAGCTGGAGTTCTTGAAAGAAGAGCTGCGTACCGCTCAAGGGCAGCGCCGCAACCGTGCGATCAAGCGGCTGGAGGTTATTGAGGCCTTCCGTAACTCCGGTAACAATCCGGAGTGGATGGTTATGGATGTGCTTCCGGTCATTCCGCCGGAGCTGCGCCCGATGGTTCAGCTGGACGGTGGACGTTTTGCGACATCGGACCTGAATGATTTGTATCGCCGCGTCATTAACCGGAACAACCGTCTGAAGCGTCTTTTGGACCTGGGTGCGCCGGATATTATCGTTCAGAATGAGAAGCGGATGCTGCAGGAAGCGGTAGACGCCCTTATTGACAACGGACGCCGTGGCCGTCCGGTAACTGGTCCCGGCAACCGTCCTTTGAAATCTCTCAGCCATATGCTGAAGGGTAAGCAGGGCCGTTTCCGTCAGAACCTGCTGGGTAAGCGGGTAGACTACTCCGGCCGTTCGGTTATCGTAGTCGGTCCTTACCTCAAAATGTATCAGTGCGGCCTGCCGAAGAAGATGGCACTGGAGCTGTTCAAGCCTTTTGTGATGAAAGAGCTCGTGAACAAGGGTCTTGCCCACAATATCAAGAGTGCTAAACGCAAGGTAGAACGCGTAAGCCCTGAGGTATGGGACGTTCTTGAAGAAGTTATTAAGGAGCATCCGGTTCTGCTGAACCGTGCCCCAACTCTGCATAGACTCGGAATCCAGGCGTTCGAGCCGATTCTGGTAGAAGGTCATGCAATCCGTCTGCATCCGCTCGTATGTACGGCCTACAACGCCGACTTTGACGGTGACCAGATGGCGGTGCACGTACCGCTTTCGGCGGAAGCTCAAGCAGAGGCACGTTTGCTGATGCTGGCCTCCGGTAACATTTTGAACCCGAAAGACGGCAAGCCAGTCGTGACTCCGTCCCAGGATATGGTTCTCGGCTCCTTCTACCTCACGATGGACAACAAAGAGGAAAAAGGCACCGGCATGATTCTGGGTAGTGTCAACGAAGCAGTGTCCGCTTATCAGCGTGGTGCTGCAGGACTGCATGCACGCGTAGCCATTCCGGTGAAGGCATTGGGCAAAACCAGCTTTACCGACAAGCAGCAGCAGGCTATGCTCGTGACAACGGTCGGGAAGATTATTTTTAACGAAATTTACCCGGCAACCTTCCCTTATATCAACGAACCGACTCGTGAGAACCTGTTCCAGGGCACTCCGGAGAAGTTCTTTGTATATGAAAAAGGCGCTGACATCCAGGAGGTTATTCAGAGCCTGCCAATCAGCGGGGCGGTCGGCAAAGAATACCTGGGTCAAATCATTGCACGCTGCTTCGAGACGTATCATACAACCGAGACCTCTGTGATTTTGGATAAAATCAAACAGCTCGGCTTTACGTATTCCACACGTGCAGGCGTCACTGTCGCAGTATCCGACGTTATTGTACCGGATGAGAAGAACGAGATTCTGAAGGAATCTGATGGTAAGGTCAGCGTCGTTATGAATCAGTACCGCCGTGGTCTGATTACGAATGAAGAGCGCTATGACCGCGTTATTGATATCTGGTCCAAGGCGAAGGATGATATTACCGAAGTGCTCATGAAGTCGATGGACCGCTTCAACTCCATCATGCTCATGGTAGATTCCAAGGCACGGGGTAACAAATCCCAGATCACACAGCTCGGCGGTATGCGCGGTCTGATGGCGAACCCGTCCGGACGAATCATTGAATTGCCGATCAAATCGAACTTCCGTGAAGGTCTGACGGTACTCGAGTACTTCCTGTCCACGCACGGTGCGCGTAAAGGTCTTGCTGATACGGCGCTGCGTACAGCGGATTCCGGTTACCTTACCCGTCGTCTGGTTGACGTGGCCCAGGATGTCATTGTACGTGAAGACGAGTGCAGCACGGATAAAGGCTTCACTGTGAGCCGGATTCAGGACGGTAAGGAAGTAATCGAGGATCTGTATGATCGGATTGAAGGACGTTACTCCTTTGAAACGGTTCGTCATCCGGAAACCGGAGAAATTCTCGTGCACCGTAATGAGCTTATTGACTCCGATAAGGCAGATGCTATCGTAAAAGCTGGTGTCGAGAAGCTTCAAATCCGGTCTATTCTAAGCTGTCGTGCCCGTCACGGCGTCTGCAAAAAATGCTACGGCCGTAACCTGGCTACCGGCAAATTTGTGGAAATTGGCGAAGCTGTCGGTATTATCGCAGCCCAATCCATCGGGGAGCCGGGAACCCAGCTCACGATGCGTACGTTCCATACCGGGGGCGTAGCGGGTGATGATATCACGCAGGGTCTTCCGCGTATTCAGGAGCTGTTTGAGGCCCGGAATCCGAAAGGTCAGGCTACCATCAGTGAGATTGACGGTGTCGTGAAAGAAATCCGTGAAACCAAGGACCGCCGCGAGATTGAGATCCAGGGTGAAGCGGAGACCAAGGTGTATTCTGTCACCTACGGTTCTCGTCTGCGCGTAAGCGAAGGCAAACAAATCGAAGCCGGGGATGAATTGACCGAGGGCTCGATTGACCCTAAAGAAATGCTGCGCATTAAAGGAATCCGAGGCGTGCAGAACTATATCCTTCAGGAAGTTCAGCGCGTATACCGGAACCAGGGCGTAGAAATTAACGATAAGCACGTGGAAGTCATGATCCGCCAGATGCTGCGTAAATTCCGCATTGTTGACGCGGGAGATACCAGCCTGCTTCCAGGCTCCTTCGTGGATCTGCACGAATATGAGTCTGCAAACAAGGTGGCGATCCTGTCGGGTAAAGAGCCGGCAGTGGCGAAGCCGGTGCTGCTCGGTATTACCAAGGCATCTCTGGAGACAGATTCATTCCTGTCCGCGGCCTCCTTCCAGGAGACAACCCGCGTACTGACAGATGCCGCAATCAAGGGTAAAGTTGACCAGCTGCTCGGTCTGAAAGAGAATGTAATCATTGGTAAGCTGATCCCTGCAGGAACAGGTATGAACCGTTACCGCAGTGTGAAGTTTGAAGGCCAGGACGAAGTCTCGGACAACCAAGAGCTGGAAAGTGTAAACGCGGAGTAA
- the rpoB gene encoding DNA-directed RNA polymerase subunit beta, translating to MAGHLVQYGRRTRRSYARINEVLEVPNLIEIQQKSYEWFLEEGLREMFQDISPIQDFTGNLVLEFIDYSLGEPKYTVDDAKERDVTYAAPLRVKVRLINKETGEVKEQEVFMGDFPLMTETGTFIINGAERVIVSQLVRSPSVYFSTKVDKNGKKTYTATVIPNRGAWLELETDAKDIVYVRIDRTRKIPVTVLLRALGFGTDAEILDLLGNDEYIRNTLDKDNTDSTEKALIEIYERLRPGEPPTLENAKSLLVARFFDPKRYDLANVGRYKINKKLHIKNRLFNQRLAESLVDTETGEIIAEAGQTVDRRLLDEIIPYLENNVGFKTYHVAGGVMESDDIPLQTIDVFSPFEDGKVVKVIANGIIDKSVKHITQADIISSISYFINLLHGIGDTDDIDHLGNRRLRSVGELLQNQFRIGLSRMERVVRERMSIQDASVITPQALINIRPVIASIKEFFGSSQLSQFMDQTNPLAELTHKRRLSALGPGGLTRERAGFEVRDVHHSHYGRMCPIETPEGPNIGLINSLSTFARINEYGFIEAPYRWVDPKTGQVTTQIDYLTADEEDNYVVAQANAELTEESKFRDDMVIVRYNKQSDNILPMPSERVDYMDVSPKQVVSVATALIPFLENDDSNRALMGSNMQRQAVPLLIPKAPLVGTGMEHKSAKDSGVCIVSKYDGIIERSSANEIWLRRVESVDGQEVKGDIVKYKLHKFMRSNQGTCINQRPIVQRGDVIQKGDILADGPSTEMGELALGRNVVVAFMTWEGYNYEDAILLSEKLVKEDVYTSIHIEEYESEARDTKLGPEEITRDIPNVGEEALKNLDERGIIRIGAEISAGDILVGKVTPKGVTELTAEERLLHAIFGEKAREVRDTSLRVPHGSDGIIVDVKVFTRENGDELPPGVNQLVRVYIAQKRKISEGDKMAGRHGNKGVVARILPEEDMPFLPDGTPVQVVLNPLGVPSRMNIGQVLEVHLGMAALQLGIHVATPVFDGASEYDVFDTMEEAGMQRNGKTVLYDGRTGERFEREVTVGVMHMIKLAHMVDDKIHARSTGPYSLVTQQPLGGKAQFGGQRFGEMEVWALEAYGAAYTLQEILTVKSDDVVGRVKTYESIVKGENVPEPGVPESFKVLIKELQSLGMDVKILSEDEQEIEMKELDDEDEGGNDKLSLNLEGAEVGVE from the coding sequence TTGGCAGGACATCTTGTTCAATATGGTCGACGCACTCGGCGAAGTTATGCACGTATTAACGAGGTACTCGAAGTTCCGAACCTGATTGAGATCCAACAAAAATCCTACGAATGGTTTTTGGAGGAAGGACTTCGCGAAATGTTTCAGGACATCTCGCCAATTCAGGACTTTACAGGAAACTTGGTGCTGGAGTTTATTGACTACAGCCTCGGAGAACCGAAATATACCGTCGATGACGCGAAAGAACGCGACGTTACTTATGCGGCGCCGCTCCGCGTAAAGGTTCGTCTCATCAACAAGGAGACAGGAGAAGTCAAGGAGCAGGAAGTGTTCATGGGAGATTTCCCGCTGATGACGGAAACCGGAACATTCATCATTAACGGTGCCGAACGGGTCATTGTCAGCCAGTTGGTTCGCTCTCCCAGCGTCTATTTCAGCACTAAAGTGGACAAAAACGGAAAGAAAACATACACTGCTACCGTTATTCCGAACCGTGGTGCCTGGCTGGAGCTTGAAACGGATGCGAAGGACATCGTTTATGTCCGGATCGACCGTACACGCAAAATTCCAGTGACGGTGCTGCTTCGCGCTCTGGGTTTTGGCACGGATGCCGAAATTCTGGACCTGCTCGGCAATGACGAGTACATTCGCAATACCCTGGATAAAGATAATACAGATTCTACAGAGAAGGCGCTCATTGAGATCTATGAACGTCTCCGTCCAGGCGAACCGCCGACGCTGGAGAATGCAAAGAGCCTGCTCGTCGCACGTTTCTTCGATCCGAAGCGTTATGACCTGGCGAATGTAGGCCGCTATAAGATTAACAAGAAGCTCCATATCAAGAACCGGCTGTTTAACCAGCGTTTGGCTGAAAGTCTGGTTGATACAGAGACGGGTGAAATTATCGCTGAAGCGGGTCAAACCGTGGATCGCCGTCTGCTGGATGAAATCATTCCGTACCTGGAGAACAATGTAGGCTTCAAAACCTATCATGTTGCCGGTGGCGTTATGGAAAGCGATGATATTCCGCTTCAGACTATTGATGTGTTCTCTCCGTTTGAGGACGGCAAGGTCGTTAAGGTTATTGCGAACGGAATTATCGACAAATCCGTAAAGCACATTACTCAAGCGGACATCATTTCTTCGATCAGCTATTTCATTAACCTGCTGCATGGCATCGGCGATACGGATGATATTGACCATCTGGGCAACCGTCGTCTTCGTTCTGTGGGTGAGCTGCTGCAGAATCAATTCCGTATCGGTTTATCCCGTATGGAGCGCGTAGTACGGGAGAGAATGTCCATTCAGGACGCTAGTGTGATTACGCCTCAGGCGCTGATCAACATTCGCCCGGTTATCGCATCGATTAAGGAATTCTTCGGAAGCTCTCAGCTGTCACAGTTTATGGACCAGACGAATCCGCTGGCAGAGCTGACGCATAAGCGTCGTCTGTCTGCACTCGGACCGGGCGGTTTGACTCGGGAACGTGCCGGCTTTGAAGTGCGGGACGTCCATCACAGTCACTACGGCCGGATGTGTCCGATTGAAACACCGGAGGGACCGAACATTGGTCTGATCAACTCCCTTTCGACCTTTGCCCGCATTAACGAGTACGGCTTTATTGAAGCGCCGTATCGCTGGGTAGATCCGAAGACCGGACAAGTGACCACGCAGATTGATTACTTGACCGCGGACGAAGAGGATAACTATGTGGTGGCCCAGGCTAATGCGGAATTGACAGAAGAGAGCAAGTTTAGGGACGATATGGTTATTGTCCGTTACAATAAGCAGTCGGATAACATTTTGCCAATGCCAAGTGAACGTGTAGACTACATGGACGTTTCACCGAAGCAGGTTGTATCTGTTGCGACCGCGCTTATTCCGTTCCTGGAGAACGATGACTCCAACCGCGCACTGATGGGATCGAACATGCAGCGTCAGGCTGTACCTCTGTTGATTCCTAAAGCTCCGCTGGTTGGAACGGGAATGGAACATAAATCCGCGAAGGATTCCGGTGTATGTATTGTATCCAAATACGATGGAATTATTGAGCGTTCGTCTGCGAACGAGATCTGGCTGCGCCGAGTTGAATCGGTAGACGGTCAAGAGGTCAAAGGCGATATCGTTAAGTATAAATTACACAAATTTATGCGTTCGAACCAAGGTACCTGCATTAACCAGCGCCCGATCGTACAACGCGGTGATGTGATCCAGAAGGGTGACATCCTGGCGGACGGTCCATCCACGGAGATGGGTGAACTGGCACTGGGACGTAACGTAGTCGTTGCTTTCATGACCTGGGAAGGCTACAACTATGAGGATGCAATCCTGCTCTCCGAGAAACTCGTGAAAGAGGATGTTTACACATCCATTCATATTGAAGAATATGAGTCTGAAGCACGGGATACGAAGCTCGGTCCGGAAGAGATCACACGGGATATTCCGAACGTCGGGGAAGAAGCACTGAAGAACCTGGATGAGCGCGGTATTATTCGCATCGGAGCAGAAATCAGCGCGGGCGACATTCTCGTTGGTAAAGTAACGCCTAAGGGTGTTACTGAGCTGACAGCAGAGGAACGCCTCCTGCACGCAATCTTTGGTGAGAAGGCTCGTGAAGTCCGTGATACCTCGCTCCGCGTACCGCATGGTAGTGACGGGATTATCGTGGATGTTAAGGTGTTTACTCGCGAGAACGGCGATGAGCTGCCTCCGGGCGTGAATCAGCTGGTGCGCGTGTATATTGCTCAGAAGCGGAAGATCTCGGAAGGCGATAAGATGGCCGGACGCCATGGTAACAAGGGTGTCGTGGCGCGGATTTTGCCGGAAGAGGATATGCCTTTCCTTCCAGACGGCACGCCGGTACAGGTTGTTCTTAACCCGCTGGGGGTACCTTCCCGGATGAACATCGGACAGGTGCTGGAGGTTCACTTGGGTATGGCTGCGCTGCAGCTGGGAATCCATGTCGCGACCCCGGTATTTGACGGTGCCAGCGAGTACGACGTGTTTGATACGATGGAAGAAGCAGGCATGCAGCGCAATGGTAAGACCGTGCTGTATGACGGACGTACGGGAGAGCGCTTTGAGCGCGAGGTTACCGTTGGCGTCATGCACATGATCAAGCTCGCGCACATGGTTGACGATAAGATTCACGCCCGTTCCACGGGTCCTTACTCTCTCGTTACACAGCAGCCGCTGGGTGGTAAAGCTCAGTTCGGCGGTCAGCGTTTCGGGGAGATGGAGGTATGGGCACTGGAAGCCTATGGTGCTGCATATACCCTTCAGGAAATCCTCACCGTCAAGTCCGATGATGTGGTTGGTCGTGTGAAGACTTACGAGTCTATCGTCAAGGGCGAGAATGTACCGGAGCCAGGAGTTCCGGAGTCGTTCAAAGTATTGATCAAGGAGCTTCAGTCCCTCGGTATGGATGTCAAAATCCTGAGCGAGGACGAGCAGGAGATCGAAATGAAAGAGCTGGACGACGAGGATGAGGGCGGCAACGATAAGCTGAGCCTCAACCTGGAAGGTGCGGAAGTCGGAGTAGAATAA
- a CDS encoding class I SAM-dependent methyltransferase: protein MPNQHYYSNNPESGHDRRKLDVVLRGTKLSFISDAGVFSKGGIDYGSKVLIEAMEFPAQAKVLDVGCGYGPIGLSAAKLASAGHVTMIDVNSRAVELAKENAALNGIGNVTILESDLFSSIQGEAFDVVLTNPPIRAGKETVHTIFEEAYRHLRDGGALWIVIQKKQGAPSARAKLESLFQQVEEVTKDKGYRILKAVKTTT from the coding sequence ATGCCGAATCAGCATTACTATTCTAACAATCCGGAGTCGGGTCATGATCGGCGAAAGCTGGATGTTGTTCTTCGCGGTACGAAGCTGAGCTTCATCAGTGACGCGGGGGTGTTCTCCAAAGGGGGAATCGATTACGGCAGTAAGGTCTTGATTGAAGCCATGGAATTTCCGGCACAGGCTAAGGTGCTGGATGTGGGCTGCGGCTACGGGCCTATCGGCTTGTCTGCAGCAAAGCTCGCCTCTGCCGGGCATGTCACGATGATAGATGTGAACAGCCGGGCTGTTGAACTGGCGAAGGAGAATGCTGCTCTGAACGGGATTGGCAATGTCACCATCCTGGAGAGTGATTTGTTTTCGTCTATTCAAGGCGAAGCCTTTGATGTCGTGCTGACCAATCCGCCGATCCGTGCAGGCAAAGAAACAGTGCACACTATTTTTGAAGAAGCGTATCGCCATCTTCGGGACGGCGGGGCGCTGTGGATCGTCATTCAGAAGAAGCAGGGCGCTCCATCTGCGAGAGCCAAGCTTGAAAGTCTGTTTCAGCAAGTAGAGGAAGTGACCAAGGATAAGGGATACCGTATCCTCAAGGCCGTTAAAACGACAACATAA
- the rplL gene encoding 50S ribosomal protein L7/L12 has product MSKEQILEAIKGMSVLELNDLVKAIEEEFGVTAAAPVAVAGGGAAAAEAEQTEFDVILNSAGASKINVIKVVREITGLGLKEAKELVDNAPKPLKEKVSKEDAEAVKAKLEEAGAAVEVK; this is encoded by the coding sequence ATGAGCAAAGAGCAAATCTTGGAAGCAATTAAAGGTATGTCCGTTCTGGAACTGAACGATCTGGTTAAAGCAATCGAAGAAGAATTCGGCGTAACTGCTGCAGCTCCAGTTGCAGTAGCTGGTGGCGGCGCAGCAGCAGCTGAAGCTGAGCAAACTGAGTTCGACGTAATCCTGAACTCCGCAGGCGCGTCCAAAATCAACGTAATCAAAGTTGTTCGCGAAATCACAGGTCTTGGCCTGAAAGAAGCGAAAGAACTGGTTGACAACGCACCGAAGCCACTGAAAGAAAAAGTATCCAAAGAAGACGCTGAAGCTGTTAAAGCGAAGCTGGAAGAAGCAGGCGCTGCAGTAGAAGTGAAGTAA
- the rplJ gene encoding 50S ribosomal protein L10, protein MANAKVIQSKQEAVDAVTSKLRESVSTVVADYRGLNVAQVTELRKQLREAGIEFQVLKNTLLRRATAAAELTELDEALTGPTAIAFSKDDAVAAAKILNDFAKKNDALKLKGAVVEGRVISTEEIKALAELPSREGLLSMLLSVLQAPVRNFALAVKAVAEKEEQGA, encoded by the coding sequence TTGGCAAACGCAAAAGTGATTCAATCCAAGCAGGAAGCGGTGGACGCGGTTACTTCCAAGCTGCGCGAAAGCGTATCGACCGTTGTAGCGGACTATCGTGGACTGAACGTTGCCCAGGTAACTGAACTGCGTAAGCAGCTTCGTGAAGCCGGCATCGAATTTCAAGTATTGAAGAACACACTGCTTCGTCGTGCGACAGCAGCTGCAGAGCTGACTGAGCTGGACGAAGCGCTGACAGGACCTACCGCGATTGCATTCAGCAAAGATGATGCTGTTGCTGCGGCTAAAATCCTGAATGATTTCGCCAAGAAGAACGACGCATTGAAATTGAAGGGTGCCGTTGTTGAAGGCCGTGTGATCAGCACGGAAGAGATCAAGGCACTGGCAGAGCTTCCTTCTCGCGAAGGTCTCCTCTCCATGCTCCTCAGCGTGCTTCAAGCGCCAGTTCGCAACTTCGCGCTTGCAGTTAAAGCTGTGGCCGAGAAAGAAGAGCAAGGAGCGTAA
- the rplA gene encoding 50S ribosomal protein L1, giving the protein MAKHGKKYAEAAKLINSEATYEPLEAVELVKKAATAKFDETVEAAVRLGVDPRKQDQAVRGVVVLPHGTGKTQRVLVFAKGEKAKEAEAAGADFVGDQDMINKIQQGWFEFDVCVATPDMMSEVGKLGRLLGGKGLMPNPKAGTVTFDVAKAVQEIKAGKIEYRLDKAGQIHAPIGKVSFDAAQLNDNLKALVDALNRAKPAAAKGVYLKNIAISSTMGPSARVSTASYR; this is encoded by the coding sequence ATGGCTAAACATGGTAAGAAATATGCCGAAGCTGCCAAGCTGATTAACAGCGAAGCAACTTACGAGCCTTTGGAAGCCGTTGAACTGGTGAAGAAGGCTGCAACTGCCAAATTCGACGAGACGGTCGAAGCGGCTGTACGTTTGGGCGTTGACCCGCGTAAACAAGACCAGGCTGTCCGCGGTGTTGTAGTCCTGCCTCACGGCACGGGTAAAACACAGCGCGTACTGGTATTTGCAAAAGGTGAAAAAGCGAAGGAAGCCGAAGCGGCTGGCGCTGATTTTGTTGGCGATCAGGACATGATCAACAAAATCCAACAGGGCTGGTTCGAATTCGACGTCTGCGTAGCTACACCTGATATGATGAGTGAAGTAGGTAAATTGGGCCGTCTGCTCGGCGGTAAAGGTCTGATGCCTAACCCTAAAGCCGGAACGGTTACTTTTGATGTTGCCAAGGCTGTTCAAGAAATTAAAGCCGGTAAAATCGAGTATCGTCTGGACAAAGCAGGTCAAATCCACGCGCCAATCGGCAAAGTGTCCTTTGATGCGGCTCAACTGAACGACAACCTGAAAGCTTTGGTTGACGCTCTGAACCGCGCGAAGCCAGCGGCTGCTAAAGGTGTATACCTGAAGAACATCGCGATCTCTTCGACGATGGGACCTAGCGCACGCGTGAGCACAGCTAGTTACAGATAA
- the rplK gene encoding 50S ribosomal protein L11, giving the protein MAKKVIKVVKLQIPAGKANPAPPVGPALGQAGVNIMAFCKEFNARTADQAGLIIPVEISVFEDRSFTFITKTPPAAVLLKVAAKIEKGSGEPNKKKVATVKRDAVRQIAEQKMEDLNAASVEAAMLMVEGTARSMGITVED; this is encoded by the coding sequence ATGGCTAAAAAGGTAATCAAGGTTGTTAAACTGCAAATTCCTGCAGGTAAAGCGAATCCAGCTCCTCCAGTAGGTCCGGCATTGGGTCAAGCGGGTGTCAACATCATGGCATTCTGTAAAGAATTCAACGCTCGTACTGCTGATCAGGCTGGCCTCATTATCCCGGTCGAAATCTCGGTATTCGAGGATCGTTCCTTTACATTCATCACCAAAACTCCACCGGCTGCTGTTCTGCTGAAGGTTGCTGCTAAGATCGAAAAAGGATCCGGCGAACCGAACAAGAAGAAGGTTGCAACGGTAAAGCGTGACGCAGTGCGTCAAATCGCGGAGCAAAAGATGGAAGACCTGAACGCTGCATCTGTTGAAGCTGCAATGCTGATGGTTGAAGGTACTGCCCGCAGTATGGGTATTACAGTTGAAGACTAG